In Runella sp. SP2, the genomic window TTGGCATGGCCAATTGGTCGTATTTTCGCCCACAAACCGCACCTGCTTGGTTGGCGGGAGTGAGTATTTTGCTCATTGTGGGCTTGATGGGTCACTTTGAGCGCCTGCGCGAGTTTATCCGCAAACCTTATGTCATTGGTGAATACATGTATTCCAACGGCTTACGGGTCGAAGACTACCCCCTTCTGCAACGCGACGGTGTGCTGAAACACGCCAATTTTGTAGCAAACAAAGAAGTGACGGATGCCAATATGTTAGAGGCAGGCCGAGATGTATTTATCTTGACTTGTAGCCGCTGCCACACCACCAATGGCGCGGTGAATCCCATCACGGGGAAATTTACGGACATGTTTGGCACCAAACCTTGGGAAACGGCACAATTGAAAGGGTACATCAAAAACATGCACTCTGCGCGGTATTTCATGCCGCCTTTCCCTGGCAACGACCGCGAGTTGGATGCCCTTTGTGCCTACATCAAAGAGCTGCAAACCAACCCTCAGCCCGTTTCGGGGGCGCAAGATGGCCTTGGTTTTAACAAACCTAAGCCTTCGCAACCCGTAGCTGCTGTCCGTTAATCAACCTTCCATTCTAACGATATTCATCATGTTTTTAAACATTCTTTTGCAAACCCAAACCATTGTCCAGAAGGACATTCCGCTTCCCCTACCCGTGCCCGAGTGGGTGTTGGTTGTGGTGTTGGTATCCATGTTTTTGGTACATATTTTATTTATCAACTTCATGGTTGGCGGTTCTATTTTAACGCTGGTGTATCAATTACTCGGTCTTCGCAAGCCCGATTATGACAAACTTGCCTACGAAGTAGCCCAAACCATTACGGTCAATAAATCCATGGCCGTTGTGATGGGAATCGCCCCGTTGCTGGCCATTAATACGCTCTATACCACGTATTTCTATACGGCCAATGCCCTCACGGGTTTGATGTGGATTTTGATTATTCCGTTGGTGACAATTGCGTTTTTGTTGCTCTATGCCCACAAATTTTTATGGCACAAGCTCGACAACAACAAGTTTTTGCACATCAGCATTTTGGCAACGGCCGTGGCGATTTTCTTATTTGTTCCCCTGATTTTTTTGACCAACGTCAATTTGATGATGTTTCCCGACAAGTGGTCGGTGGTAGAAGGGTTTCTGTCGGCGTTGGTATTGCCCAACGTTTTCCCCCGTTACCTCCACTTCCTCAATGCCTGTATGGCTGCGTCGGGGTTGTTATTAGTCTGGTATTTTGGGCGAAAAGACTTCGATTTTGAAGAAAAATTCCCAACGTTGAGCCGTTACAATGTCCGCAAAAACCTTTACACGGTCACGTTTTATGGGTCGGTGGTGCAGTTTTTGGTAGGCCCCATTGTACTCGTCACCCTTCCTAGCCAAGGGTTAGGCTGGAATGTTCTACTGGTCATTTTCACGGGAGCATCCATTGCCATTGTGGCGATGGTATGGTTGTGGAAAGAAATCACGGGGCCAGCGGCTCAGTTTGGGCGTCATTTCACCAAAATAGCCCTGACGATGGGCGTCGTGGTACTATTTATGGGTTCGGGGCGGCAGTTGTACCGTTCCAACGTCATTGACCCACACCGTAAGTTGGTAGCCAAGAAAACCGCCGAATACGAAAAACAGGTCAAAGAAGCCCAAGCGGAGGCACTCAAGCCCAAAACCACCGAAACCGCCGCCGCTACCCACCCTGGAGAAGCCATTTTTCAAATGAACTGCGTGGCTTGTCATCAGGTAAACGACAAGCTCGTTGGGCCAAGCATGGTAGAAGCCGCAGGGATTTACAAAGGCAACCTCAATGGGTTGATGGGGTGGATTCGTCAGCCTGGCAAGAAGCGCGAAGGCCCCGCTATGCCTGCCCAAGCGCATCTGGGCGACGACAAAATCAAGCAAGTGGCCGAGTGGGTGCTGACGCTGAATAAATAGTTAGTAGGCTTATTTTTAACCACATAGAACACAGTAGAATTACACATAGAAGTTGCTATACGTCTATTGTGTTCTATGTGGTTACCTGCAAACCAAAAAAAGATGTGGTTATGGCTAAAAAACAAAGTAAATCGAAGCTAAATCGGAGCCGAGTACTCCATTGGAAACAATGGAGTGCTTTACTGCTTTTACTGTTGCTTTTTCTTAGTATGATTCTTGTACTGAGTTGTTAGAATAGATGAAGAAACAACATCTTCATTCTCTTATTTCAACTTCACCCAACCCAAGCCCAGCAATAACCCTGTTGCCAAAAGTAACTTTAGCAACCCGACGGCCACCGAAAAATGTTGGTTCAAAGGTTGAAATTCCCATTTTGGAAACAAGGCGTAGTCCGACGGGGTTAATCGTTCATTTTTAAACGTTTTTGGCAAAAAGAAGTCGTTCCAACGACCATGAAACGCCTTAATTTGGTGCAGATAGTCGCGGTGAGCTGCCGTAGATGTATTGGCCAGCCCGTTGAATAGTTCTTGTACATTGACCGCAGGTAGCAACCAATTCAAGGTTTCAACGATAGCTTCGCGTTGCTGTACCTACGCTTCGTACGCATGTACCAACGGTTCCAAGGTCAAATCAACCCATTCGTTACGGGCATAATAACCTCGTAATTCAGGATCGCGTTTGGCGGTGTCTTCTGGGAAATAGCGATCAGGATGGCGGGCGTAATAGTCTTTCAATACAACCGAATCAGGTCGCTCCATACTATACTCATCGCGTACCAAGTTCTCAAACACCGAGCGGTCAATTGGTTGGCTGACCGTGAGCCACTGCTGAGTGAAAGCAGGCAGAACTACGATGAGCACAATCCATACCGCCAACAACGTGAGCGCATTAAATGCCGAACTCTTTTGGAACGATACCACTGCCAAAATCACCGCCAACCAAAACAAGCCATAAGCAAGGGCTACCCCAAAAAACCGCAACCAAAGACCGCCGTTTTCACTGAAATTGATACCCAGCACAAAAACCGAAAGTACCGAAATGACCGCTAAAAATCCAACCATTAGTGCTGCCCTAAGACTGAGTTTGGCAAGCACAATTTGGCGTAAACTGACGGGCTGCGCAAGTAAAAGCGAATACGTCCCTTGCTCTTTTTCGGAAGATAACATATTATAAGACAACACGATCAGCAATAATGGCAAAATAAATATCACCACAAATGCCCAATCAAAATGCCCGACCGCCAGTTTTTGGGGATTAGCTATTTCCTGTTGAAAAATCTGCCGATAGATGGCCCTTCCCCATACATCCTGATAATACGGGAACAAATCGCGCATCCCAATCGAGAGCGGAGTAATGTCGGAGGGAGTATAGATGGCATACCGATAGCCTTCGGG contains:
- a CDS encoding c-type cytochrome; amino-acid sequence: MFLNILLQTQTIVQKDIPLPLPVPEWVLVVVLVSMFLVHILFINFMVGGSILTLVYQLLGLRKPDYDKLAYEVAQTITVNKSMAVVMGIAPLLAINTLYTTYFYTANALTGLMWILIIPLVTIAFLLLYAHKFLWHKLDNNKFLHISILATAVAIFLFVPLIFLTNVNLMMFPDKWSVVEGFLSALVLPNVFPRYLHFLNACMAASGLLLVWYFGRKDFDFEEKFPTLSRYNVRKNLYTVTFYGSVVQFLVGPIVLVTLPSQGLGWNVLLVIFTGASIAIVAMVWLWKEITGPAAQFGRHFTKIALTMGVVVLFMGSGRQLYRSNVIDPHRKLVAKKTAEYEKQVKEAQAEALKPKTTETAAATHPGEAIFQMNCVACHQVNDKLVGPSMVEAAGIYKGNLNGLMGWIRQPGKKREGPAMPAQAHLGDDKIKQVAEWVLTLNK
- a CDS encoding DUF3526 domain-containing protein, which gives rise to MNWLLPAVNVQELFNGLANTSTAAHRDYLHQIKAFHGRWNDFFLPKTFKNERLTPSDYALFPKWEFQPLNQHFSVAVGLLKLLLATGLLLGLGWVKLK
- a CDS encoding ABC transporter permease, with product MQQFLLILKNDWLILRRGKVLKMVVTLAVAAGLYSLFYGKTVIDRQRETIVTLQKDEKTRLDSLEAWAKLDTSIAANKAKWETATSAYEVNVPEGYRYAIYTPSDITPLSIGMRDLFPYYQDVWGRAIYRQIFQQEIANPQKLAVGHFDWAFVVIFILPLLLIVLSYNMLSSEKEQGTYSLLLAQPVSLRQIVLAKLSLRAALMVGFLAVISVLSVFVLGINFSENGGLWLRFFGVALAYGLFWLAVILAVVSFQKSSAFNALTLLAVWIVLIVVLPAFTQQWLTVSQPIDRSVFENLVRDEYSMERPDSVVLKDYYARHPDRYFPEDTAKRDPELRGYYARNEWVDLTLEPLVHAYEA